In Spirochaetota bacterium, the genomic window TTTCTGGGTCTCCACGGATTTTTGTAAAAATTATTGAAGCAAGTTGAGATGTTACATAATCAATGTAAGATGGGTCACGTATTTTACTCCGCAGTTCCCTGATCTCCTCCTCCGTGAGCCTTGAACGGAGGCGATTTTTAGACTGCCTCACTCTCACTCTGGACATCCTTGTCCCTCCTTTAGTTTATTTTCCAGGAACATCCTTGTTCCCTAGTTTTCTACACTAAATAGTCTCTATGGTAAGTAAATCTATTACCATCAAAAAGTAGAGCATCATACCCTACTTCTTGAGTTGATACCTTACTGGTAAAATCTTCGGAAGCCTTGAGAATTTTGTTAGTTTTTACCCTACCGAGTCTCTCCTCCGGTAGAAATGATGAAAACGAACTTCTAACCTCAACAAACCTGATGAAGTTATTATCACTACATATTATATCAATTTCACCTACTTTAGTCCGATAATTTGTAATGACAATTCTCATTCCCAGACTACACAGATATCTACACCCTCTTATCTCAACTTCCCTACCGACGTTTACCTTGCCTTCAAACTTATTCTGCAAAACATACCTGAGAAAGGTTTGAGAGAAAAGAAACCAGTTTTCAAGAGATCTACTCAACCCATACATATCAACAAGTAACCAGTCAAATACGATACCTCTTGAGTAGAATTCTAAAACTCTTACCAATTCTTCTAAAGTAATGTTATACTTCCTTGTAATACTTGACAGGGTCTTGTCTCTTCCTCTTACTACTTTTTCAAAATCCATGATTCAAGTTTGTCAAATAATATCTCTCTTAACTCAACTTCACTCCTTACATTCCTGTAAGAAATCAGGACGAGTAGTAGTAATATAAGTTCTTGTATAGTCTTATTGTCGTTGAGGTCAAGGTTTTGTAGAATATTATTTATACTTTGCATAATCTCACTCTCTGATATTTTCAAAGCATCTCTCCGCCTTAACTTCTGAATGACTTTATAGATAAATAGAAGTGTTGGAAGGTTTTGTGGTATTTCATCTAGAATGTTTGAACTTGAATTCTTTTTGCTTTCCCAGACTTTGAGTGCTTCATCTCTATCTTCTGGTAGGGTTTCGTTTGCGAAAACATGTGGGTGTCGGTAGATCAATCGTTCATTAAGACTACTTATAACATCTTGTATTGTGAATTTACCTAACTCTTTCGCTATTTGTGAGATGAAAACACTCTGAAGAAGCAAATCTCCTGTTTCTTCCTTTATCTTCTCAAAATCCTTAAGCGATATAGAATGAACTACCTCATAAGCCTCTTCTATGATATTCTCAACGATACTTTCAAGTGTCTGCTCTCTATCCCAAGAACAACCATTCGGTGACCTCAAGACCTCAACTATTTCAACCAGTTTATCAAATTTATCCATACAAATTTAATTTTCAAGGAAGTTCTATAACATTTTCACAAAGACGGATCAACCAAACAAGTTTTTTAACTCTCTTCTATCAGAACAACGGCAAACACCATCATACCATCGTCGTCAAAGAAAAAACCCTCTGTTGTCTTTGCCTTAATTGATATATTATCTTTGCTTATACCTACGATTGAGGATAAACTCTCCCTTATCTGTTCAACATAAGGTTGGAGTTTCGGTTTGTTGGCTATTATCGTTGCATCAATGTTTATTAGTTTATAACCTTTCTCCTTAACCTTCGCAAGAACTTCTCGTAGCATAAGCCTACTATCCATATTCCTAGTATGTTCTGAAGTGTCTGGATAATGGTATCCGATGTCTCTCTCTCCGATAGAACCGAGTAAAGCGTCGGTAATTGCGTGAAGTAAAACATCACCATCTGAATGTGCTAGAAATCCTTTGTGATATGGAATTTCAACTCCACCGATCAATAACTTTCTACCTTCTACTAACCTATGAATATCAAAACCCTGTCCAACTCTATACATAGCATAATTCTAAATGTGTTTGAATATAGTCTAGAAATTGTTGCTCTGTGATAACAGACTGGAGCGATTTGATAGTAGCTTGTCAATAAACATTAATCCTTCATCAACCGTTGTAGGTATGTTATCACAATCCAAGTTATACTTCTTACAGATTTTTCTAAACAGTATTGATATGAACGGTAGGCGAAGATTGGATTGATGGATAATATCTTCATCTATGAATAAGTTTTTTGGAGTGTCATCATATACTATCCTACCTTTTATCATTACGAGTATCCTGTTTGAATACTCCGATATGTATTCAACATCGTGTGTTGTAATAATGACTGTTATTCCTTTACTGTTTAGTTCCTTCAGCATATTCATAATATCAATCTGCGTAGCAGGGTCAAGATAAGAAGTTGGTTCATCAAATACTATTACCGATGGTTCATTAGCGAGCACACCAGCAATAGCAACTCTTTGCTTCTGTCCGAAACTCAACTCATCAATTCTATGTTTTCTTAACTCAAGTATTCCAACGGCCTTGAGTGAATTAACAACTCTTCTTTCTATCTCTTCTTCTGGAAGTCCTAGATTTATAGGTCCAAATGAGACATCCTGTTCAACCGTGAGCCCAAATATCTGGTCGTCAGGATTTTGAAATAGAAACCCTATCTTTGAAAATATCTCAACATCCCTGTATTCCCAAACCCTCTTATCATACCAAAAAACATCCCCTCTTTGAGGTTTCAGAAGTCCGTTTAGGTGTTTGAGTAGTGTTGTTTTACCACAACCATTATGACCAAGAATTATTACAAACTCTCCTTCTTTTATCTGTAAGTTTATACCTTTCAAAACCCAATCATCATCACTAGAGATTTTCGGAGAATATGAAAAATATACGTCTTTCAAAGAAAACTGAACCACAACCCCCTCTCCTTACAAGAAAACTTTCAACGCGAAACCAGTGGCAAGCATAATAACTACATATCCTGCTACAAGTGCTAATTCTTTGATATTCAGTTCTCTAGATGATTCGTAGAACAGTTTTCCATTATAACCTCTTGAGACCATCGCTTCATAAACCCTGGAAGCCCTATTTAATGATCTTACTAGCACAAGTCCCCACAACTCCCCGATTGACCTTAAAGAGTTTTTGAGACTACAATATCCAAGCCTTACCTTCTGAGCAAGAAATATCCTCATCGCTTCATCTCTCAAAATGAAAGTATATCTATACATCATTATAACAACATCAATCATAACAGAAGGAATACCTATCCGTTTAAAAGCACTCAAAAACTCATCTTCTTTTGAGGTTTTTGAAGCTAAAACAAGAAACCATACACCAGATACGATGGTAAGGAAAATTCTAATTCCTCTTAACAATCCCTCCTCGTAAAACACTAAACCCAAAAACTCTATTCTATCCCCACCTTTAAACCACAAAGCCTGCATCACAACCAAGAATACACCAAACACCGCCGGAACTCTCAAAGAGTGAATTACATCCTTTATCCTAATTTTGGCAACTAGAGTAGCAACCAAAGCGTTTAGTATAAGAAACAAACAGAAGTAAATATTAGCAAAACCAATGTTTGCAAATAGAACAAAAAAAACTATTACTAACTTGAGTCTTGCGTCAATTCTTCTTAATATGTTTGTCTTCAAGTCTACCGATACGGTGTGAGATAATTCGCACATATCCTAGTCCTATGGATAGCGATTATCCATTACTAGATATAATTATAGTCCTTCAAACTTCAAGATTCAATTTTATGGAAAATTTTTGCAACATTAGTCAAGATTTGTGGTTATAGTTAGAACTAACATAACAAGGGAGACTACATATCTCCCTTTTAGAGTATAATGAACTTTGTATTACCAACTGAACTCAAATATCACATAAGTGTTTATCTTTTCTTCCGGTATAGGATAACCTTCCACGTATTCGTTACCGATCAAATTTCTTTTCCACTCAACACCAAGCTCAACCCATTCTTTTGGTCTAGCCCAGTGTTTTATTGAAAGTGTGAGTATGTCATCAAATGTTCTGTTTCCTATAATATTGAATGCTGAATCATATACATAACCGAATCTGTTCCAGAAGTAATTCAAGTATGCTCCTAATCCAAAATAACCTCTCTCATAGACTATGTCAATATATAGAGAGTTGAGAGGTCTATGGCTTAAAAATACCAATCTTGACCATCCTATAAATTCGCTTGCATTACCATTAATAGACTCATTGTAAGTGTATGAAATTGTTGAAGTCAGAGTATCTCTAAACGACAACTTAAACTGTGAGTTTATGCCTCTTGTAAACACTTTGCCAATATTTTCTGTTGTGAATGTTGCGTTATTGAAAGCAATCAGGTTTGTAGTATCAGAGTAGTACGGTGTCAGAGATAGGTAGATACCAAAATCTCCAATCTTATAGTCAAATATTATACTTGCGTCTATACCATTCACATACTCGGTTTTGAGGTTCGTCAAAACATTAGGTCCATATCCATACGCAACAGGACCATATACATCATCAAAGTATGGCAATCTGTAAGCTCTCCAAACACTAGTCCTAATTCCTAAAAATTCAGTAGGTTTCACCAGAACCCCAATTCTTGGAGACAATTCAAAGATATTAGCATCTATCAAATCAAACCTACTGGATGCTGTTAATTGGAGTAATGACGACAAGAGATAGTTTCCTTCTAGATAAACACCTATTATATTTCTTGATGCATTAGTTTTGCTCTCATTCGTGTTAGTAGAAGGGAATGTTGAGGAGTTTGTATTCACAACATCGTAGCCATCAGAAATATAATTCAACGCTAACCCCAGTAGAACTGCATTCATCGTATCAATATCTATTCTTTGTTTAACATCAAACTCGGCACCTACCTTACTAGCAAGGATTTTTGAGCCTATACTTCCACCAAATGGAGATAAAAGCTTTTCAACTTTTCTGTTCCTCAATTGTTCGGTATAGTATAACTTGAAACCTAACTCTGTTAAGTCCATCTTGTAGTTTGCTTTTATGTAGGGCAAAATGAATCTAATTCTTGATTCTGCTTTTTCGTAATCTAGAGGATTATTTTTTTGAACCTGATTTGGTTCGTGAGTTGTTGGTAGTGTTAGTAGAACTCCTGTGTCAAGCATAATTCCGAACACTTCACTTATATACCTAAAGAGACCTGAATACTTCGTATGTTCAGCACCTTGTCTTACATAGTTTGTAGGTTCCAAAGAAGATTGGTTTGTGTAGAGTGTTGATACATTGAAG contains:
- the ispF gene encoding 2-C-methyl-D-erythritol 2,4-cyclodiphosphate synthase, encoding MYRVGQGFDIHRLVEGRKLLIGGVEIPYHKGFLAHSDGDVLLHAITDALLGSIGERDIGYHYPDTSEHTRNMDSRLMLREVLAKVKEKGYKLINIDATIIANKPKLQPYVEQIRESLSSIVGISKDNISIKAKTTEGFFFDDDGMMVFAVVLIEES
- a CDS encoding YraN family protein, producing the protein MDFEKVVRGRDKTLSSITRKYNITLEELVRVLEFYSRGIVFDWLLVDMYGLSRSLENWFLFSQTFLRYVLQNKFEGKVNVGREVEIRGCRYLCSLGMRIVITNYRTKVGEIDIICSDNNFIRFVEVRSSFSSFLPEERLGRVKTNKILKASEDFTSKVSTQEVGYDALLFDGNRFTYHRDYLV
- a CDS encoding energy-coupling factor ABC transporter ATP-binding protein, producing the protein MVQFSLKDVYFSYSPKISSDDDWVLKGINLQIKEGEFVIILGHNGCGKTTLLKHLNGLLKPQRGDVFWYDKRVWEYRDVEIFSKIGFLFQNPDDQIFGLTVEQDVSFGPINLGLPEEEIERRVVNSLKAVGILELRKHRIDELSFGQKQRVAIAGVLANEPSVIVFDEPTSYLDPATQIDIMNMLKELNSKGITVIITTHDVEYISEYSNRILVMIKGRIVYDDTPKNLFIDEDIIHQSNLRLPFISILFRKICKKYNLDCDNIPTTVDEGLMFIDKLLSNRSSLLSQSNNF
- the cbiQ gene encoding cobalt ECF transporter T component CbiQ, which produces MCELSHTVSVDLKTNILRRIDARLKLVIVFFVLFANIGFANIYFCLFLILNALVATLVAKIRIKDVIHSLRVPAVFGVFLVVMQALWFKGGDRIEFLGLVFYEEGLLRGIRIFLTIVSGVWFLVLASKTSKEDEFLSAFKRIGIPSVMIDVVIMMYRYTFILRDEAMRIFLAQKVRLGYCSLKNSLRSIGELWGLVLVRSLNRASRVYEAMVSRGYNGKLFYESSRELNIKELALVAGYVVIMLATGFALKVFL
- a CDS encoding TonB-dependent receptor, translated to MRGLARLLIAMLMATIMVAYVFAEEQTNTNEVQNAPQTNVVQKDSLKTLSPLVFETTVIGSVWERETSASTMDVRKYKKKGDSPDFTDYFQNIPDTLTPTYYGMIGHVVNIFTPRGDKVNIAVNGIDISTAANSSYDVSVLDPLFFESLEIYYGPSSARYGGGNYGGVVNFNLLGDEKKNFIRVIRTLGASFETYYVMSDLSLITDFGKFYLGVSYNRSENIFNFNVSTLYTNQSSLEPTNYVRQGAEHTKYSGLFRYISEVFGIMLDTGVLLTLPTTHEPNQVQKNNPLDYEKAESRIRFILPYIKANYKMDLTELGFKLYYTEQLRNRKVEKLLSPFGGSIGSKILASKVGAEFDVKQRIDIDTMNAVLLGLALNYISDGYDVVNTNSSTFPSTNTNESKTNASRNIIGVYLEGNYLLSSLLQLTASSRFDLIDANIFELSPRIGVLVKPTEFLGIRTSVWRAYRLPYFDDVYGPVAYGYGPNVLTNLKTEYVNGIDASIIFDYKIGDFGIYLSLTPYYSDTTNLIAFNNATFTTENIGKVFTRGINSQFKLSFRDTLTSTISYTYNESINGNASEFIGWSRLVFLSHRPLNSLYIDIVYERGYFGLGAYLNYFWNRFGYVYDSAFNIIGNRTFDDILTLSIKHWARPKEWVELGVEWKRNLIGNEYVEGYPIPEEKINTYVIFEFSW